The Streptomyces halobius genomic interval GGACGGCCACCGGCTGGCGAAGGCCGGCACGGCGCGCTTCGCCGAACTCGCCGACGAGCCGTGGATCGCGGGTTGCCCGCGCTGTCGTACGCATCTTGTCGAGGTCTGCGAGAGCGCGGGCTTCACCCCGCGGATCGACTTCGCCACCGATGACTATCCGGCGGTGATCGGCCTGGTCGGCGCGGGGCTGGGCGTCGCCGCGCTGCCCGAGCTCGCGCTGGAGTCGGTACGTCCCAAGGGGGCGACGGCCGTACGGATGGAACCGCCGGTGCACCGGGAGATCGTCGCGCTCACACTGCCGGATCTGGCGCGGGTGCCCGCCGTCGAGGCGATGCTCGATCAGCTGGCGGAGGCGGCCCGTCGCTCGCGGGCGGGGGCACGCACGCACTGACGTGCGCAGGCGTGGGCGGTGGGAGCGCTCAAGCGCTCAAGAGGAGTTGGGTCGAAGGTGTTGCGCCGAAGGAGTGGCGGCGACGCTCAACGGGAGTGGTGCCGGGCGGGGCAGCGGGCCGGGCCCGGGCGTGCCCGGCGCGGCCCGGCCGGTTGCCGGCTCGACGCGGGGATTCCCGGAGGTCAGACGTTTCGGACGGTCAGCCGCGGGTGGCGCCGGCGTGGCTGGCGAGGGAGGTCGCGGGGATCAGCCGGTGGCGGGCCCGGCCCATCAGTTCCTCACGTTCGTCCTCGGTCAGGCCGCCCCAGACCCCGTAGGGCTCGCGGACAGCCAGGGCATGCGCCGCGCATTCGGCCCGGACGGGGCAGCGCATGCACACCTCCTTCGCCGATGTCTCACGCGCGCTGCGGGCCGCACCCCGCTCGCCCTCAGGATGAAAGAAGAGGGAGCTGTCCACGCCGCGGCAGGCGGCCAGCAGCTGCCAGTCCCAGAGGTCTGCGTTCGGGCCCGGGAGGCGGGAGAAATCTGCCATTGCTTGTCCCCTCGAAGCGATGCTGTGTCGGGCTCGGTGCTCAAGACCGTACATCTACTGTCTAAGTAGATGTAAATATGACTCATTGCGAATCTAGCGGCAGACGCCGGGAAAATGGAAGAAAGAGGGCCAAATAGGGCATAAGGTGCACGGGCGGAGGCCGTTCGTACCCGTGCGACGCCTGCGTATCCGGCTCCTTACGGAGCGTGCTGAAGTCGGTCGCCGAAGCCGTAACTCTTTCGAGTGACCGTCGTTGAGTGTGCGGAGGCGGTTGACAGAGGTAGCCGTCGGGCAGGTGTCCGAGGGCCGTCAATCGCACAGGTGACGATACGTACCAGCCTGGAGGCTCAAGGTGACGCGCATCAGCTGCGGAGGGCGGTCATGACATCCGTCCTCGTCTGCGACGACTCCCCGCTTGCCCGAGAGGCGCTCCGACGGGCGGTTGCGACCGTGCCCGGCGTCGAGCGTGTGACGACCGCGGCCAACGGCGAGGAAGTCCTCCGCCGCTGGGGGGCCGATCGCTCGGACCTGATTCTGATGGACGTGCGGATGCCCGGACTCGGCGGTGTCGAGACCGTGCGCCGGCTGCTGTCCGCCGACCCCGGCGCCCGGATCATCATGCTCACGGTGGCCGAGGACCTGGACGGCGTCGCGCTCGCGGTCGCCGCCGGCGCCCGCGGCTATCTGCACAAGGACGCCTCACGCGCCGAGCTGCGCGCGACGGTGACCCAGGCGCTCGCCGACCCGACGTGGCGGCTCGCCCCGCGCCGGCTGCGGTCCGCCGAGATGGGTGCCGCGCCGACGCTCACCGCGCGCGAGATCCAGGTGCTGGAGGGCATGAGTCACGGCCGCTCCAACGCCGAGATCGGACGTGAGCTGTTCCTCTCCGAGGACACCGTCAAGACGCACGCCCGGCGGCTCTTCAAGAAGCTCGGCGCCTCCGACCGCGCACACGCGGTGGCACTGGGTTTCCGCTGGGGGCTGGTCCGCTGAACCCGCTGTGCAACCGGGGTTACGGCGACGGCCCATCCGCTCGGGTGGCGAACGTCGTAACCCCGCCGCGTCGACGCTCGGCGCCGAAACCTCACGCGATACCGCATCCTTGAGGTGTGACTCCTCCCCGGCGGAGGCCGGGGCTTCTCACTCGGCCAGAAGAGACCTCATGACGGACAAGCCCTGCCCGGTGCCCTACGGCACGGATACAAGCTACCGGCGAGGGCTCGGGGCCGGTATGGGTACAACCCGAACGGGGGAGGCGTGGGACGTGAGTGCTAGCGCGACGGCGCGTAACGGTTCGGTGCACAACAACGGGGGTGGTGCCGTGGGCAGCTCCGCGCCAAGGCACCATGGACCGATGCGCGAGGACGGGAACCAGGAGATCGGTGATCTCGTCGCACGCGCCGTCGAGGGTGACCGCCAGGCCACGCACGATCTGCTGGCCCATGTGCACCCCCTCGCCCTGCGCTACTGCCGCACCCGGCTGTCCCGGCTGCCGGGTGACGCCAGACACTTCGTCGAGGACCTGGCGCAGGAGGTCTGTGTCGCGGTGCTCTGCGCGCTGCCGCGCTACCGCGACACCGGAAAGCCCTTCGAGGCGTTCGTCTTCGCCATCGCCGCCCACAAGGTCGCCGATCTGCAGCGGGCCGCGATGCGCGGTCCGGGCAGTACCGCCGTGCCGTCCGACGAGATGCCCGAGCAGCCGGACGACTCCCTCGGGCCCGAGGAGCGGGCGCTGCTCAGCAGCGACGCGGAGTGGGCCAAGAAGCTGCTGGCGAATCTGCCGGAGAACCAGCGTGAGCTGGTGCTGCTGCGGGTCGCGGTGGGGCTGACAGCGGAGGAGACCGGGCAGATGCTGGGAATGTCACCAGGCGCGGTGCGGGTCGCGCAGCACCGCGCGCTGAGCCGGCTCCGGGCACTCGCGGAGCAGTAGCCCCGCGGTGGCCGCCTCCGTGCACGGCGGGATGTCGCCGTAGAAAAGCACGAGTGATGAGGCCCTCATCGGTCGTGGAATGGGACACCCCTCCAGGCCGTTAGCATGGGAGTCCGCGCTGAGGCAAGAGCATTGGGGAAGGTGTCATGAGTGACAACGTCGACGGTATGCCCGCCAAATTCGCCATGCTCGGGCTGACATACGACGACGTCCTGCTGTTGCCCGGTGCGTCGGAGGTGCTGCCCAACGCCGTCAGCACCGCCTCCCGGGTCTCGCGGAACGTCACCGTCAACATCCCGCTGCTGTCCGCCGCGATGGACAAGGTCACCGAGGCGCGGATGGCCATCGCCATGGCGCGTCAGGGCGGCGCCGGTGTGCTGCACCGCAATCTCTCCATCGAGGACCAGGCCAACCAGGTCGATCTGGTCAAGCGCTCCGAGTCCGGCATGGTCACCGACCCGATCACGGTCCGCCCCGATGCCACGCTCGCCGAGGCCGACGCGCTGTGCGCCAAGTTCCGCATCAGCGGCGTCCCGGTCACCGACGACGCGGGCCGGCTGCTGGGCATCGTCACCAACCGCGATATGGCCTTCGAGATGGACCGGAGCCGGCAGGTCCGCGAGGTCATGACGCCGATGCCGCTGGTCACCGGCAAGGTCGGCATCTCCGGCGAGGACGCCATCGAGCTGCTGCGCCGCCACAAGATCGAGAAGCTG includes:
- a CDS encoding response regulator transcription factor, coding for MTSVLVCDDSPLAREALRRAVATVPGVERVTTAANGEEVLRRWGADRSDLILMDVRMPGLGGVETVRRLLSADPGARIIMLTVAEDLDGVALAVAAGARGYLHKDASRAELRATVTQALADPTWRLAPRRLRSAEMGAAPTLTAREIQVLEGMSHGRSNAEIGRELFLSEDTVKTHARRLFKKLGASDRAHAVALGFRWGLVR
- a CDS encoding sigma-70 family RNA polymerase sigma factor codes for the protein MREDGNQEIGDLVARAVEGDRQATHDLLAHVHPLALRYCRTRLSRLPGDARHFVEDLAQEVCVAVLCALPRYRDTGKPFEAFVFAIAAHKVADLQRAAMRGPGSTAVPSDEMPEQPDDSLGPEERALLSSDAEWAKKLLANLPENQRELVLLRVAVGLTAEETGQMLGMSPGAVRVAQHRALSRLRALAEQ
- a CDS encoding WhiB family transcriptional regulator, whose translation is MADFSRLPGPNADLWDWQLLAACRGVDSSLFFHPEGERGAARSARETSAKEVCMRCPVRAECAAHALAVREPYGVWGGLTEDEREELMGRARHRLIPATSLASHAGATRG